The proteins below come from a single Rhizobium rhizoryzae genomic window:
- a CDS encoding ABC transporter permease, whose translation MLSLIVNRILWAIPTLIFVSFISFVIIQLPPGDYVTAYVAQLRHSGEYITELQEAAMRQEFGLNDPLLVQYWRWISAIVMHGDFGRSLEWNMDVKDMIWDRLGLTLAISTLSMIFTWIIAIPIGVYSATRQYSFFDYIFTVFGFIGKGIPEFMLALILMWLGYAYFNMDVGGLFSRQYETAPWSWGKFVDLLEHLWVPIVVLAFGSTAGLIRVMRANMLDELGKPYVETAYAQGFTERTVVWRYPVRIALNPFISTVGWALPALFSGDIIAAVVLNLPTTGPLLLKALQMQDMYLAGSFILILSVFTVIGTVLSDILLAVSDPRIRMA comes from the coding sequence ATGCTCAGCCTCATCGTCAACCGGATCCTGTGGGCCATTCCCACTCTGATCTTCGTGTCCTTCATTTCCTTCGTCATCATCCAGCTTCCGCCGGGCGACTATGTCACCGCCTACGTGGCGCAGCTGCGGCATTCGGGCGAATACATCACCGAATTGCAGGAAGCGGCGATGCGGCAAGAGTTCGGCCTCAACGATCCGTTGTTGGTGCAGTACTGGCGGTGGATCAGTGCCATCGTCATGCATGGTGACTTCGGCAGGTCGCTTGAATGGAACATGGACGTCAAGGACATGATCTGGGACCGGCTTGGCCTGACGCTGGCGATCTCCACCCTTTCGATGATCTTCACCTGGATCATTGCGATCCCGATCGGCGTGTATTCCGCGACGCGCCAGTATTCGTTCTTTGACTACATCTTCACTGTCTTCGGCTTCATCGGCAAAGGCATTCCGGAATTCATGCTGGCGCTCATCCTGATGTGGCTGGGTTACGCCTATTTCAACATGGATGTCGGTGGGCTGTTCTCAAGACAATACGAGACGGCACCTTGGTCGTGGGGCAAGTTCGTCGATCTGCTCGAACATCTCTGGGTACCGATCGTTGTTTTGGCGTTTGGCAGCACGGCGGGTCTCATCCGCGTCATGCGTGCCAACATGCTGGACGAGTTGGGCAAACCCTATGTCGAGACAGCCTATGCACAGGGCTTCACCGAGCGAACGGTTGTCTGGCGCTATCCTGTCCGCATTGCTCTCAATCCATTCATCTCGACGGTGGGCTGGGCGCTTCCCGCTCTGTTCTCCGGCGATATCATTGCCGCCGTGGTCCTCAACCTGCCGACAACAGGCCCGCTGCTTCTGAAAGCCTTGCAGATGCAGGACATGTATCTGGCCGGAAGTTTTATCCTCATCCTTAGCGTCTTCACCGTCATCGGCACGGTGCTATCCGACATCCTGCTTGCGGTTTCCGATCCGCGCATTCGCATGGCGTAA
- a CDS encoding ABC transporter permease, whose amino-acid sequence MASEEREVPPLAGEQTTKEGRSYTAKPWTLIWWRFRKHKLAMASLFFLIFCFFSALFADFISPYRPADIDKLNTFVPPANIHLFHDGKFQGPFIYALKRSRDPETARVIYERDTTKIVPISFFVEGPEYDLLGLVPTKIHLFGAADKRQKVNLLGTDSLGRDLFTRLLYGARVTLSAGLIGVAFSFVIGLFIGAIAGYYGGLVDALIQRLMEFIRSVPTIPLWMGLAAALPIAWDPLFVYVLITFILALIGWTHLARVVRGRFFALRNEDYILAARLAGASEYRIITRHMLPAMTSYIIAAVTLAIPEMILGETALSFLGLGLRPPVVSWGVLLQDAQNLRSISLAPWLLSPGIAIIFVVLAFNFLGDGLRDAADPYGR is encoded by the coding sequence ATGGCTTCCGAAGAACGCGAAGTGCCGCCTCTTGCCGGTGAGCAGACCACGAAGGAAGGCCGCAGCTATACGGCAAAGCCATGGACGCTCATCTGGTGGCGCTTCCGCAAGCACAAGCTTGCCATGGCTTCGCTGTTCTTTCTGATCTTCTGTTTCTTCTCGGCACTGTTTGCCGATTTCATTTCGCCTTATCGCCCGGCTGACATCGACAAGTTGAACACGTTCGTGCCTCCGGCAAACATCCACCTGTTCCACGATGGCAAGTTCCAGGGCCCGTTCATCTATGCGCTGAAACGCTCCCGCGACCCGGAAACGGCGCGCGTGATCTATGAGCGAGATACGACGAAAATCGTACCGATCAGCTTCTTTGTCGAAGGACCGGAATACGATCTGCTTGGCTTGGTTCCCACCAAGATCCATCTCTTCGGTGCTGCCGACAAACGCCAGAAGGTGAACCTTCTGGGCACGGATTCCCTTGGACGTGACCTGTTCACGCGTCTGCTCTATGGCGCTCGCGTTACCCTGTCCGCTGGTCTGATCGGCGTGGCATTCTCCTTCGTCATCGGCCTCTTCATCGGCGCGATCGCCGGCTATTATGGCGGCCTCGTTGATGCTCTCATTCAGCGTCTGATGGAGTTCATCCGTTCTGTCCCGACAATTCCGCTCTGGATGGGATTGGCGGCTGCGCTGCCAATCGCCTGGGATCCGCTGTTCGTCTATGTGTTGATCACATTCATTCTGGCCCTGATCGGCTGGACCCATCTGGCGCGTGTCGTGCGTGGCCGTTTCTTTGCCCTGCGCAATGAGGATTACATTCTCGCCGCACGGCTGGCCGGTGCATCGGAATACCGCATCATCACGCGCCATATGCTGCCTGCCATGACCAGCTATATCATTGCCGCCGTGACCCTCGCGATCCCGGAAATGATCCTCGGTGAAACGGCGCTCAGCTTCCTCGGTCTCGGCCTGCGTCCACCCGTCGTCAGCTGGGGTGTGCTGCTGCAGGACGCGCAGAACTTGCGCTCCATCAGTCTGGCGCCCTGGCTGCTATCACCCGGCATCGCCATCATCTTCGTGGTTCTGGCCTTCAACTTCCTCGGTGATGGCCTGCGCGATGCGGCCGATCCTTATGGTCGCTGA
- a CDS encoding ABC transporter ATP-binding protein: protein MTQTNNPFPPERLLQLDDVNVHFPMREGLVKAVNGVSYHINRGEVLGIVGESGSGKSVTARSIMRLQPKQALDAGGSILFRRKSGEEVLISSEDRQSRTMRDLRGNEIGMIFQEPMTALSPVHTIGTQIMRTVMLHRNVSKADARARAIELLTKVQMPRPNDIVDRYPHHLSGGMRQRAMIALALACDPTLLIADEPTTALDVTTEAQILHLLKSLQQELGMAIVFITHNFGVVADIADRVAVMYLGRVVETGTVDEIFYEPKHPYTQALLRSIPKLGGQKARRLKTISGTVPDPFNVPPGCSFHPRCMRAVGGICNVTTPPEVRFPNGQMSRCHFAEEFRSEAAE from the coding sequence ATGACACAGACCAACAATCCTTTCCCGCCGGAACGCCTTCTGCAACTGGATGACGTGAATGTTCACTTCCCCATGCGCGAAGGCCTTGTGAAAGCCGTCAACGGCGTGTCCTACCACATCAATCGCGGTGAGGTTCTCGGTATCGTCGGCGAAAGCGGTTCAGGCAAATCCGTCACGGCCCGTTCCATCATGCGGCTGCAGCCGAAACAGGCGCTCGATGCCGGCGGCTCAATTCTGTTTCGTCGCAAAAGCGGCGAAGAGGTTCTGATCTCTTCCGAAGACCGCCAGAGCCGCACCATGCGTGACCTGCGCGGCAACGAAATCGGCATGATCTTCCAGGAGCCGATGACGGCACTGTCTCCGGTTCACACCATCGGCACGCAGATCATGCGCACCGTCATGTTGCACCGGAATGTTTCAAAGGCAGACGCAAGAGCGCGCGCCATCGAGCTTCTGACCAAGGTGCAGATGCCCCGCCCGAACGATATCGTCGATCGTTATCCGCATCATCTCTCTGGCGGCATGCGCCAGCGTGCGATGATTGCACTGGCGCTTGCCTGTGACCCCACGCTCCTGATTGCCGATGAGCCGACAACGGCGCTGGATGTGACGACCGAGGCGCAGATCCTGCATCTTCTCAAGTCGTTGCAGCAGGAACTGGGCATGGCCATCGTCTTCATCACGCATAATTTCGGCGTGGTGGCGGACATCGCGGATCGCGTGGCGGTGATGTATCTCGGGCGTGTGGTCGAGACGGGCACCGTCGACGAAATTTTCTATGAGCCCAAACATCCCTACACGCAGGCCTTGCTCCGCTCCATTCCGAAGCTCGGCGGACAGAAGGCCCGACGCCTGAAGACAATTTCGGGCACCGTGCCTGATCCGTTCAATGTGCCGCCGGGCTGTTCCTTCCATCCCCGCTGCATGCGGGCCGTCGGCGGAATCTGCAATGTTACCACCCCGCCGGAAGTCCGGTTTCCGAATGGCCAGATGTCGCGCTGTCATTTCGCCGAAGAGTTTCGTTCGGAGGCCGCAGAATGA
- a CDS encoding ABC transporter ATP-binding protein: MTVTSEKAEAMQDDTLISIRGAKKYFPVHGGWLRKKVGEVRAVDDITFDIKKGETFGLVGESGSGKSSIARLILRAYDLTEGEILFRRSNGSIVDITSLGDREMREIRREMQMIFQDPYSSLNPRMTILDLVGEPLTIHGVGSPSEIEDRVAELLRLVGLRPEYVSRYPHAFSGGQRQRIGIARALALNPSFIAADEAVSALDVSVAAQNINLLQDLQEQLGLTYLFITHDLGMVEHISDRIGVMYLGRLMEVGPTEEMFSKPLHPYTEALLAAVPQPDPRGNRERKRVALKGEIADAMNIPTGCPFHPRCPYADAKCKAEVPALRSVAGGRQVRCHYAESLDLTGVAAQ, translated from the coding sequence ATGACTGTTACCAGTGAAAAGGCCGAGGCCATGCAGGACGATACCCTCATCTCCATTCGTGGGGCGAAGAAATACTTCCCCGTTCATGGCGGCTGGCTACGAAAGAAAGTCGGGGAAGTGCGTGCCGTCGACGACATCACCTTCGACATCAAGAAGGGCGAAACCTTCGGCCTCGTCGGTGAGTCCGGCTCCGGGAAGTCCTCCATCGCGCGCCTGATCCTGCGGGCCTACGATCTCACCGAGGGCGAAATCCTGTTTCGTCGCTCGAACGGGTCGATCGTGGATATCACCTCGCTTGGTGACCGCGAGATGCGCGAGATCCGCCGCGAAATGCAGATGATCTTCCAGGATCCGTATTCGTCCCTCAATCCGCGCATGACGATTCTCGATCTCGTGGGCGAACCGTTGACGATTCATGGAGTCGGAAGTCCCTCGGAGATTGAGGACCGGGTGGCGGAACTGCTGCGGCTTGTCGGTCTTCGCCCGGAATATGTATCCCGCTATCCGCATGCCTTCTCCGGCGGCCAGCGTCAGCGCATCGGCATTGCCCGCGCCTTGGCGCTCAATCCCAGCTTCATCGCGGCAGACGAGGCGGTTTCTGCTCTAGACGTTTCCGTGGCGGCGCAAAACATCAATCTCCTGCAGGATCTGCAGGAGCAGCTTGGGCTCACCTATCTGTTCATCACCCATGATCTCGGCATGGTGGAGCACATCTCCGACCGCATCGGCGTGATGTATCTCGGTCGGCTGATGGAGGTTGGCCCGACGGAAGAGATGTTCTCCAAACCCCTGCATCCCTATACCGAGGCGCTTTTGGCCGCAGTGCCGCAGCCGGACCCGCGCGGCAATCGCGAGCGCAAGCGTGTGGCATTGAAAGGCGAAATTGCCGATGCGATGAACATTCCAACGGGCTGCCCCTTCCACCCGCGTTGTCCCTATGCGGATGCCAAATGCAAGGCAGAGGTTCCGGCCCTGCGGTCGGTTGCCGGAGGAAGACAGGTTCGTTGTCACTATGCCGAAAGCCTCGATCTGACGGGGGTTGCTGCACAGTGA